One region of Rhizoctonia solani chromosome 9, complete sequence genomic DNA includes:
- a CDS encoding Reverse transcriptase from transposon X-element protein: MPQNTSTILLGDFNRHHPAWDDPRNKHLLTDKYVEAAKPLVQLVEECLLKMALPEFTPTHKHLVSKKLSRLDNVFVSDSLYNHLIECKAYPDRQPVSTNHFPIVTKLDLTLEKAKETLRQSFTNTDWEKFNKLLTEKLKMLLTEVIETIAEFDARLDALTKAILDTIEAVVPYARITSYCKQWWTKELSKLRAQRFNLGYQASRREDTPKDPIHQELELASKLYKLALENAKAKCWNDFIDMAEAKALWNAYKWMRGQEENAGNAQIPTLRATAPNGSTTLFSTNEEKSAALYQTFFPTPPPINVLTHAYPDEIKEFQPITKKEIFEVIRELKPNKAPGPDSIPNCVFVNNAAALVPHLLPIYLLYPENPKEATSLLSLEIGKSSNTDSAQHQSLNLFSPNLQHYQATFRLKYYPKTWKKSATMVLQKPGRPDYTVTKAYRPIALLNVISKILSACIANHLNTIVETHDLLPAHHFGGHASRTTTNLMHLLHQFVKDAWRRKKVVAGLFLDVTRAFPNASPAMLTHNMRKLGIPLAIVNWTARKLEGRGTTMKFNDFKSKPFEIQHGIDQGCLLLCIFYLIYNSDLIKVAQSTRGELAVGYIDDVAFLAEGVDFTQANAKLKRMMERKGGALKWAQTHTLDFALEKTALVQFNRYLWVDPCPVTIGGVEVKPKPSHKFLGVIFDAKLTWGEQCLAVLRKATKWAHMVKRVCHVQNGLKSLSARRLHDSVFIAKVTYAADIWWEPTGKKGQGKKRTGAVGFTKHLQSAQRIVALAITGALCTTPTNTVLAHAGIFPIKLKLRKASHQAAVQLAGIPLTHPLQAKINAKTKTLKKSKTHHSTIRKLLVNTGVNPANYATNPQFNTLPLALKLLNPYVAPGGTDEAIADKSTLKPTVKIFLDRSMVGGNVGAAAVLICKGKEEVVARKYVGLDREHEVYKAEVVGVVNWGKRG, translated from the exons ATGCCACAAAATACCTCAACAATCCTACTGGGGGACTTCAATCGCCACCACCCAGCCTGGGACGACCCAAGAAACAAGCACCTGCTCACCGACAAATATGTAGAAGCCGCCAAACCGCTAGTTCAACTCGTGGAAGAATGCTTGCTCAAGATGGCGCTGCCAGAATTCACCCCAACACATAAACATTTGGTATCAAAAAAGCTATCCCGCCTAGATAATGTTTTTGTTTCAGATTCCCTATACAACCACCTTATTGAATGCAAAGCTTACCCGGACCGCCAACCGGTATCAACCAATCATTTCCCCATTGTCACAAAGCTTGACCTCACCCTTGAGAAGGCCAAAGAAACACTCAGACAATCCTTCACCAACACCGACTGGGAGAAGTTCAATAAATTACTCACAGAGAAGTTGAAGATGCTCTTGACGGAAGTTATAGAGACCATAGCTGAGTTTGACGCACGCCTTGATGCACTAACCAAGGCCATACTAGACACAATAGAAGCCGTAGTCCCATATGCAAGAATCACCTCATACTGCAAGCAATGGTGGACCAAGGAGCTCTCCAAGCTCAGGGCCCAAAGATTCAACCTAGGGTATCAAGCCAGCCGCCGGGAGGATACACCCAAGGACCCAATCCATCAAGAGCTTGAATTAGCGTCAAAGCTATACAAACTTGCACTTGAGAACGCCAAAGCTAAGTGCTGGAATGACTTTATTGACATGGCAGAAGCCAAAGCCCTATGGAACGCATACAAGTGGATGAGAGGTCAAGAAGAAAATGCTGGCAATGCGCAAATTCCGACTCTGCGCGCCACGGCTCCAAACGGCTCAACAACCCTATTCTCAACCAATGAGGAAAAGAGCGCGGCACTCTATCAAACCTTCTTCCCAACACCGCCACCAATCAACGTCCTGACCCACGCGTACCCAGATGAAATCAAGGAATTCCAACCAATCACCAAAAAGGAGATCTTTGAGGTTATACGGGAGCTGAAACCCAACAAAGCCCCCGGTCCAGACAGCATCCCAAACTGCGTGTTTGTCAACAACGCCGCAGCCCTTGTCCCACACCTGCTCCCAATCTAcctgttat acccagagaaccctaaagaagctacttctttacttagcttggaaattgggaaatcttccaacacagactctgctcagcaccagagtctcaacctcttttcccccaatttacaacactACCAAGCCACATTCCGTCTCAAATATTACCCCAAaacatggaagaaatccGCCACAATGGTCCTTCAAAAACCAGGGCGCCCGGACTACACAGTCACCAAGGCATACAGACCCATTGCCCTTCTCAATGTCATATCAAAAATCCTCTCTGCCTGCATTGCTAACCATCTGAACACCATAGTTGAAACCCATGACCTACTCCCGGCACACCACTTTGGGGGCCACGCCAGCCGCACAACCACCAACTTGATGcacctcctccaccaatTTGTCAAGGATGCATGGAGAAGGAAGAAAGTGGTTGCAGGGCTTTTCCTTGACGTAACCAGGGCCTTTCCCAATGCAAGCCCTGCCATGCTCACACACAACATGCGGAAGCTTGGCATCCCCTTGGCTATAGTCAACTGGACTGCTAGGAAACTGGAGGGAAGAGGAACAACTATGAAATTCAATGACTTCAAATCCAAGCCGTTTGAAATCCAACATGGGATTGACCAAGGATGCCTGCTCTTGTGCATTTTCTACCTCATATACAACAGTGACCTGATTAAGGTAGCCCAAAGCACCAGAGGTGAACTGGCAGTAGGATATATTGATGACGTTGCCTTCTTGGCAGAGGGCGTTGATTTCACACAGGCAAATGCAAAGCTGAAAAGGATGATGGAAAGGAAAGGTGGCGCTCTCAAATGGGCTCAAACACACACCTTGGATTTTGCTCTGGAAAAAACTGCACTTGTTCAATTCAACCGTTACCTCTGGGTGGATCCCTGTCCAGTCACTATTGGGGGAGTTGAGGTCAAACCCAAGCCATCTCACAAATTTTTAGGGGTTATTTTTGATGCTAAACTCACCTGGGGAGAGCAATGCTTGGCGGTATTGAGGAAGGCCACAAAATGGGCACACATGGTTAAAAGGGTATGTCACGTCCAAAATGGCCTCAAATCCTTGTCTGCAAGGAGACTACATGACAGTGTTTTTATTGCAAAAGTGACATATGCTGCTGATATTTGGTGGGAGCCTACAGGGAAAAAAGGACAAGGCAAAAAGAGAACAGGAGCAGTAGGATTTACTAAACACCTGCAGTCCGCACAAAGAATTGTGGCCCTTGCAATCACCGGAGCCCTCTGCACCACACCTACCAACACAGTGCTAGCACATGCAGGTATTTTTCccatcaagctcaagctACGGAAGGCAAGCCACCAAGCCGCAGTCCAACTTGCAGGCATTCCCTTGACTCACCCACTACAAGCCAAGATCAACGCCAAAACAAAAACGCTCAAAAAATCCAAGACTCACCACTCAACAATCCGGAAACTGCTAGTCAACACAGGAGTCAACCCGGCCAATTACGCAACCAACCCTCAATTCAACACCCTACCCCTGGCCCTCAAGCTGCTCAATCCCTATGTTGCGCCAGGGGGGACGGATGAGGCCATTGCAGACAAGTCAACACTCAAACCTACAGTAAAGATTTTTTTGGACAGATCAATGGTTGGAGGTAACGTGGGAGCTGCAGCGGTGCTCATATGCAAAGGAAAGGAGGAGGTGGTTGCAAGGAAATATGTTGGATTGGACAGGGAGCATGAGGTGTACAAGGCAGAGGTTGTTggtgttgtaaattgggggaaaagaggttga
- a CDS encoding Retrotransposon-derived protein PEG10, whose translation MEPEPTISALLKAVTALTATVGSLQDQIRNQGQQLTELKAICKETANLLGNKDQGAPQAQPGPSTGPITPPTHSGGEVHTPGTVRPGLKAPFRPSRGTGYDTEEEEEPKRAPKKEPCGMPRSLSSLTPFDSGSSVKQPKMDLPDPYKGDSRGRKATQWLDRMLLWVALHQDQFNEEEQMVVWILYHMTDKAANWALPLIGAIIKGKGNPPTTIPALTAKFKEVFADPNAKRAAARKIAALTQTTTTAEYVTKFRNLMAELDWNTEAFIAQFTRGLHWKVKELLSTKDNIPDNDLEAIFAALVKIDNICWENKENQPKKAPAKSPATVATTSTTTTQRVQLSEDPNYVTPEERDRRRASGLCVKCGQKGHGIKQCPNGWKATIKEAAKIGQEESEKE comes from the coding sequence atggaaccggagccgaccattagcgctctcctcaaggctgtcacagccctcacagccacagtcgggtccctacaggaccaaatccgcaaccaaggccaacagctcactgagctcaaagccatatgcaaggagaccgccaaCTTACTCGGcaacaaggatcaaggagcccctcaagcccagcctggcccatcgactgggcctatcacccctccgacccactcaggaggggaagtccacactccaggcacggttaggcctggactcaaggccccgttcCGACCCTCTAGAGGAACGGGCTATGAcacagaagaggaagaggaacccAAGCGAGCCCCAAAGAAAGAGCCTTGCGGAATGCCTAGGAGTCTGagctcccttaccccctttgattcagggtccagcgtaaagcaacccaagatggatcTCCCTGACCCATACAAAGGAGATtccaggggaagaaaggccacccagtggctagaccgTATGCTACTTTGGGTGGCACTTCATCAAGATCAATTCAATgaagaagagcagatggttgtgtggatactttaccacatgacagataagGCAGCCAATTGGGCGCTCCCCCTCATaggggccatcatcaagggcaagggcaacccGCCAACCactatcccggccttaacggccaaattcaaggaggtgTTTGCGGACCCCAATGCCAAGAGGGcagccgccaggaagattgccgcactaactcagaccacaaccacggcTGAGTACGTAaccaagttccgcaatcttatggcggaacttgactggaacactgaggcgttcattgcccagttcacacgcggtcttcactggaaggtgaaggaactcctgtccaccaaagACAACATCCCGGACAATGATCTTGAGGCTATATTTGCCGCCttggtcaaaattgacaacatttgttgggaaaacaaggagaaccaacccaagaagGCCCCCGCTAAGTCCCCGGCTACCGTagccaccacttccaccaccaccactcaacgggtccaattatcagaggaccctaaCTATGTaacaccggaagaaagggatcgccgccgcgcgtctggcctctgTGTCAAGTGTGGCCAAAAGGGACATGGCATTaaacagtgccccaacggctggaaagctacaatcaaggaggctgCCAAAATTGGACAGGAAGAATCGGAAAAAGAGTGA
- a CDS encoding Retrotransposable element Tf2 protein — MTLRDYPTDPIKTLIDSGATSNFISPTEDVRQYNIPDWSHMAPGSTCGLGNTPAILGMTWLTLESPLIDWQQGLVTFPEQVQIALEEEADSDPLADLPSQYHEFAKVFGKEEFKVLPPHREYDIAIDLVPDAKLTPGPIYGMTDAESKALKQHIDKELATGKIRPSTLLAGALVMFVKKADGSLRLVVDYRKLNDVTHKNVYPLPRQDDLMAKLRRAKLFTKLDLQWGYNNVRIKEGDEWKTAFRTKYGLFEYLVMPFGLTNAPATFQHFMNNLFRDLIDVTVVIYLDDILIFLENPEDHPAHVREVLSRLMKNQLFCKLSKCHFHVTTVDYLGIVISPSGFSMDQKKVEAVTSWPQPRTVKQVQAFLGKETPWSWGNLEEAAFQELKVLVTKLLVLIHSNPELPYYLKTDASGVAMGAILSQRGPDNQLHPIAYMSKSFSGAEGNYDTHNKELLAIIKALEEWRIFLEATNKPVQVFTDHRNLEYWMQARTFNQRHARWRVFLSNFNFEIHYRPGKQSGKPDALSRRSDYIDTPQEPEVMLPSEVFANTSEEELEIVTDIRTKLKEDPSLEPIIKFLTEDADNAPPSIRKAYREYDWEEDLLWYRGKLVVLDSETLKEQLLREFHDSPLAGHPGQQRTLELVSRNYWWPGMKSSAKEWVKCCPVCQANQRAHAPVISLKPLEVPPFPFHTISYNFITGFPKSQGHDAILVVIDSFSKFGHFIPTSKRVTSKGLADLFVNHVWKLHGLPIKTISNRGTTFTGKFLRALYQQLGIKPAFSLAYHPESNGQTERVNQFIEFYLRLYVAADHSDWATWLPLAEYAYNNAKHSATGKTPFELIYGRNPVMNPSNIPANVPEADLVADTLAQEWKEAESALRMTKERMAGSKGTTPVYAIGEKRLGPFEITKKISSHAYRLKLPETLKIHDVFYVGLLSKSHESPNQPFPECPPPESIEGEEEYKVEQIIDSKRQRGKWFYLIKWKGYGPEDNSWEPEELLEHSQEEICCFNKSQLKKACDSAKSL; from the exons ATGACACTGCGTGACTATCCAACGGATcctatcaaaaccctcattgactctggcgccacctccaattTCATATCTCCCAC tgaggaTGTTAGACAGTacaatatcccagactggtcgcatatggcaccaggttcaacttgcggtctTG gcaacaccccagctatacttggcatgacatggctcacatTGGAATCTCCCttgattgactggcaacagggacttgTCACGTTTCCTGAACAGGTCCAAATAGcattggaagaagaagccgACTCAGATCCTCTAGCAGACCTCCCCTCTCAAtatcatgagtttgctaaagtatttggcaaagaagagttcaaggtTTTACCCCCCCACAGGGAGTACGACATTgccatagaccttgtccctgACGCCAAATTAACCCCAGGCCCCATATATGGGATGACTGATGCAGAGTCTAAGGCCCTGAAACAACatattgacaaggaattggcaacaggcaagatccgcccaaGCACCTTGTTGGCAGGAGCcctggtcatgtttgtcaaaaaagcGGATGGTTCCCTTAGATTGGTGGTGGACTATAGGAAGTTGAACGACGTCACCCacaagaacgtctacccccTCCCTAGACAGGACGACCTTATGGCCAAACTCAGGCGCGCAAAACTATTCACCAAGCTGGACCTACaatggggatacaacaatgttagaatcaaggaaggagacgaatggaagacagccttcaggaccaaatatgggctgtttgaatacttagtcatgccatttggactcaccaacgccccagccacttttcaacactttatgaacaacctgttcagggatctGATTGACGTCACGGTGGTAATTTACCTAGATGATATTCTCATTTTTTTGGAAAATCCAGAGGATCACCCAGCCCACGTCAGAGAAGTACTGTCACGCCttatgaagaaccagctCTTCTGCAAATTATCAaaatgtcacttccacgtcaccacggTCGATtatcttggcattgttatatCTCCTTCAggtttctccatggaccagaagaaggtAGAAGCGGTTACATCATGGCCTCAACCcagaacggtcaaacaggtccaggcattcctagg aaaggaaaccccctggtcatggggcaatctagaggaagcagcattccaggaattgAAGGTTCTTGTCACAAAGTTGCTGGTCCTCATCCATTCAAACCCAGAACTTCCCTATTATCTCAAGACGGATGCCTCaggggttgccatgggagccattctTAGTCAGCGGGGCCCAGATAACCAACTACATCCAATTGCGTACATGTCCAAATCgttctcaggagcagaaggaaactatgatacccacaataaagaactcctggccatcatcaaggccttggaggaatggcgtattttcctggaagctacAAATAAGCCGGTCCAGGTATTTACAGACCACCGCAACCTtgagtattggatgcaggcaaggacattcaatCAACGGCACGCTAGATGGCGCGTTTTCCTAAGcaacttcaattttgagatacattaccgcccagggaagcaatcagggaagccggATGCCTTGTCCAGAAGATCAGACTACATTGATACTccccaagaaccagaagtcatgctaccaTCAGAGgtttttgccaacacgtcagaagaggaattagaaattgtcacggacATTCGCACCAAACTCAAGGAAGACCCATCACTAGAACCAATCATCAAATTCCTTACTGAAGATGCAGACAACGCGCCCCCTTCAATCAGGAAGGCCTACAGAGaatatgattgggaagaggatctattatggtaccgcggaaaacTGGTAGTTCTGGACTCAGAAACCCTGAAAGAGCAACTActgagggaattccatgactccccgcTGGCGGgtcacccaggccaacaaaggacgCTTGAACTTGTCAGCAGAAACTATTGGTGGCCTGGAATGAAATCCTCTGCTAAAGAATGGGTCAAATGCTGTCCagtttgtcaagccaaccaacgAGCGCATGCCCCGGTTATCTCACTGAAGCCCTTAGAAGTCCCCCCTTTCCCCTTTCACACCATATCCTACAACTTCATTACAGGGTTCCCCAAATCCCAGGGACATGACGCCATACTGGTCGTAATTGATTCCTTTTCAAAGTTTGGTCACTTTATCCCCACCTCAAAAAGGGTCACATCAAAAGGGTTAGCGGACTTATTTGTCAATCACGtctggaagttacatgggttacccaTAAAAACCATCTCCAATAGAGGCACCACGTTCACCGGGAAGTTCCTCAGGGCACTATACCAACAACTTGGGATTAAACCTGCCTTCTCATTGGCCTATCACCCGGAATCCAACGGTCAAACAGAGAGGGTTAACCAGTTCAtagagttctacctcagattgTACGTGGCTGCAGAccactcagattgggccacATGGTTGCCACTGGCTgaatatgcatacaacaacgccaagcaTTCTGCCACAGGGAAAACCCCTTTTGAACTGAtatatggaagaaacccggTCATGAACCCATCCAACATCCCAGctaacgtcccagaagctgaTCTTGTAGCAGACACCCTTGcacaggaatggaaggaagcagaatcCGCTTTGaggatgacaaaggaaagaatggcAGGATCAAAAGGCACAACTCCAGTATACGCTATTGGGGAAAAA CGCCTAGGGCCCTTTGAAATCACCAAGAAGATCTCAAGCCATGCTTACCGCCTAAAGCTCCCTGAAACACtaaaaatccatgacgtTTTCTACGTGGGGCTACTTTCCAAAAGCCATGAATCACCAAACCAGCCATTTCCGGAATGCCCTCCTCCTGAGTCAAtagaaggagaggaagaatacaaagtagaacaGATCATAGATTCCAAGAGGCAACGGGGAAAGTGGTTCtatctgatcaaatggaaagggtacggtccagaagacaactcctgggaaccagaggaactACTGGAACATAGTCAGGAAGAAATCTGTTGCTTCAATAaatcacaactgaaaaaggcttgtgactccgccaagagcctttaa
- a CDS encoding kinase domain protein: MAASISPHRLIYLCAPIIQSLLAAWVIYLLVDFVLEHALPSKCFGLTANQRAAREIHTWSKCQHPNVVELIGLTVFRECLAMVSEWEDNGNMPHYLSRNPTVNRCELSKSICAGVLYLHSMDIVHGDLKGANVLIDRNGAPRLTDFGCASFLSTTLHFTQTNTGPSYSVRWTAPEILRGKTGHTKEGDIYALGMTILEAFTTEVPFSSRSEISLYRHIVDRKKTPPRPESIIPERSVLGNVLWAILMSCWSYNPAGRPTAQAVHTLASQMLPLSPELLDVIAEEPEDDNDD, encoded by the exons ATGGCTGCGTCGATATCACCCCATCGATTGATTTATCTCTGTGCTCCAATCATCCAGTCGCTACTGGCGGCTTGGGTGATATATTTGTTGGTCGACTTCGTACTGGAACACGCGTTGCCATCAAAGTGTTTCGGTCTTACGGCGAATCAA CGAGCCGCACGGGAGATTCATACATGGTCGAAATGCCAGCATCCCAATGTCGTTGAGCTGATCGGATTGACAGTATTCCGCGAATGTTTGGCGATGGTGTCTGAGTGGGAAGACAACGGAAACATGCCACACTACCTGTCACGCAACCCAACGGTCAACAGATGCGAGCTA AGCAAGTCTATCTGCGCAGGAGTCTTATACCTACACAGCATGGATATT GTACACGGGGACCTGAAAGGA GCGAACGTTCTCATCGACCGCAACGGAGCTCCAAGACTGACCGACTTTGGCTGTGCCAGTTTTCTGAGCACTACACTGCACTTCACGCAAACTAACACCGGTCCGAGCTACTCGGTTAGATGGACA GCCCCGGAGATACTACGAGGAAAGACTGGTCATACAAAGGAAGGagacatatatgcgctcgGAATG ACTATTCTG GAAGCGTTCACGACAGAGGTTCCGTTCTCTAGCCGGTCTGAGATCTCGCTCTACCGGCATATTGTAGATCGAAAAAAGACGCCTCCACGGCCCGAGAGCATCATACCTGAGAGGAGCGTACTTGGGAACGTACTGTGGGCGATACTTATGAGCTGCTGGTCGTACAATCCTGCGGGTCGTCCGACAGCTCAGGCTGTTCATACGCTGGCGAGTCAA ATGCTACCCTTGAGTCCTGAGTTACTAGATGTAATCGCAGAGGAGCCTGAAGATGATAATGACGATTGA